GGGTTGGCGAGGACGAGGCAGACAAACTCGTTCGAGCAGCGGGGGATTGGCTCGGAGATCACCCCGAATCGTCGTTGATCGCATCCCGCTACCTGGCGCACCGCCGCGAACTCGTGGCCTCCGCGCTGGACCGACTGGTGCCCGACGCTCCGCAGGACGACGTTGCCCCGAGGGATCCGACGTTGTCCGAGCAGCGGGTACGCGCCGTGCTGGCAGCGCTGACAGACGTCGGCGCGAAGTCGGTGATCGACTTGGGTTGCGGCGAGGGTCGTCTGCTGCGAGAGTTGATGGCAGACAACATGTTCGAGCGGATCGTCGGTGCCGACGTGAGCGATCGGGCACTTGCGAAGGCGCATCGCCGCTTGCGGTTGGACGACATGGCAGATCGGCAGCGGACGCGTATCGAACTGCTCCAGTCGTCGGCGACCTACCGCGACGTTCGATTGCAGGGATTCGATGCGATGGTGCTCATGGAGGTGATCGAGCACGTCGACCTCGATCGGCTTCCGGCGTTGGTGCGCTCGGTCTTTCGCGAGGCCCGTCCCCGGACGGTTCTCGTGACCACACCGAACTCCGAATACAACGTGCTGTATCCCGGGCTCGAACCGGGTGCCTTCCGTCATGTCGACCACCGATTCGAGTTCACCCGCACCGAATTCGAGCAGTGGGCGTCATCGGTGGCCGACGGCCACGCCTACTCGGTTCGTTTCGAGGGAATCGGCCCCGTCGACGACACGCACGGCACCCCGACCCAGATGGCCGTCTTCACTCGAAAG
The nucleotide sequence above comes from Rhodococcoides fascians A25f. Encoded proteins:
- a CDS encoding 3' terminal RNA ribose 2'-O-methyltransferase Hen1, whose protein sequence is MTANATTDFPDTSDIGYLLHKHPDRVLSRNLPMGAATVLYPEVSAERTTLAVLLDATDDKSPAASGLAVALSRLFKQALTGVCATRPELVSAAIDLTVSMPAAPSRGATDLASRLFGPLGWNVEATPIPLDPTQSEWGNSEYVDLVLTGTFTLSAALRHLYVLLPVLDDAKHYWVGEDEADKLVRAAGDWLGDHPESSLIASRYLAHRRELVASALDRLVPDAPQDDVAPRDPTLSEQRVRAVLAALTDVGAKSVIDLGCGEGRLLRELMADNMFERIVGADVSDRALAKAHRRLRLDDMADRQRTRIELLQSSATYRDVRLQGFDAMVLMEVIEHVDLDRLPALVRSVFREARPRTVLVTTPNSEYNVLYPGLEPGAFRHVDHRFEFTRTEFEQWASSVADGHAYSVRFEGIGPVDDTHGTPTQMAVFTRKEQSQ